The Chryseolinea soli genome contains a region encoding:
- a CDS encoding SusC/RagA family TonB-linked outer membrane protein, producing MRKTLLFLIFSFLSWCSLAQQRTVHGKVTSADDGTGQPGVNVVVKGTPRGTVTDSDGQYTIAADPNDILVFTFIGMLPQETTVGSREVIDVAMQSDIRQLSEVVVVGYGTEQKRLMTEAVGVVKSDAIKDLPVPTVDGVLQGQTTGVQVSQNSGTPGGAMSVRIRGNTSLSGSGQPLYVIDGIPIITGDYAQIGYEGQGINALSDLNPNDIESLSVLKDAAASAVYGARASNGVVLITTKRGKTGKSTVNFNMYKGFQQVWNRLDMLNAAQWRDYRKDLTGVELPDTGVDVDWQKEIFRTAPMSNYELSTTGGNDRTKFFISGNYFDQDGILIGTAFKRVNARINVDHKVTDRLNVGTSIGLTYSKSNRVEGDASLHGPLPNGISTPAVISVYNADGTYNQSGPYSNAVSIANEATNENFTYRTLGNVFADYRILPGLTVSSKWGVDFYNLREHAFEFNTVQGQKYNGLGFETYTNVLNIVSNNMLRYETSFGQHNLDAVVGYSFEKRETRNSYMRGQDYADENLQYINSAATKVDVTASALDHGLRSYFSRINYNYNGRYMVSLSGRIDGSSNFGPNHKNGFFPAASVAWRMAEEDFIKDNLSVVSELKLRASYGLLGNEDLTPFSYQAMYGTASYHGAPAIYPNQIPNPDLKWESTAQFDVGVDAGLFEDRVTLSFDYYNKQTKDLLQSRPVPPTSGFPGAYQNVGALENKGIEISLGYNNRFGDLQWTSRLNVSANRNKVTKLYGGQPLDDAGRGGNRIMEGQPIGVFYDLKSLGVDPSTGDIVFADTNHDGEITTDDRTVVGNPNPKFIGGFTNTFNYKNFDLSIFLQWSYGNDVFNGSRLYLESLQRGDNQTTAVLRRWKKPGDITDIPRATSDPVAAANNVRVSSRFIEDGSYLRVKNVTIGYTLRSKFSDKVMLSSLRIYASAQNLFTFTKYNGLDPEVNYSGNDITVVGTDFFTFPQARAITFGLNLKF from the coding sequence ATGAGGAAAACGCTACTGTTTTTAATTTTTTCATTTTTATCCTGGTGCTCCCTGGCCCAGCAACGCACGGTTCACGGCAAGGTGACCAGTGCGGACGACGGCACGGGCCAACCCGGGGTAAACGTGGTGGTAAAAGGTACCCCTAGGGGCACCGTGACGGATTCGGATGGTCAGTATACGATTGCCGCCGATCCGAACGATATCCTGGTGTTTACATTCATCGGCATGTTGCCGCAGGAAACTACCGTGGGCTCGCGCGAGGTGATCGACGTGGCCATGCAATCGGATATCCGGCAACTCTCGGAAGTGGTGGTCGTGGGGTACGGAACCGAGCAGAAGCGATTGATGACCGAAGCCGTTGGTGTGGTGAAATCAGACGCGATCAAAGATCTTCCGGTGCCCACCGTCGATGGTGTGTTGCAAGGACAAACCACGGGCGTACAAGTGAGCCAGAACTCGGGTACACCCGGTGGCGCCATGTCGGTTCGCATTCGCGGAAATACGTCGCTGAGCGGATCGGGGCAACCCCTTTATGTTATCGACGGTATTCCGATCATCACGGGCGACTATGCTCAGATCGGCTACGAAGGTCAGGGGATCAACGCGTTGTCGGATTTGAACCCAAACGATATTGAATCCTTGAGTGTGTTGAAAGACGCCGCAGCGTCTGCCGTGTATGGTGCGCGCGCTTCCAATGGGGTTGTGCTCATTACGACCAAGCGTGGGAAGACGGGCAAGTCGACCGTGAACTTCAATATGTACAAAGGCTTTCAACAAGTTTGGAACCGGCTCGACATGCTCAATGCCGCGCAATGGAGAGACTATCGCAAGGATCTTACCGGCGTGGAGCTCCCCGACACAGGAGTCGACGTGGACTGGCAGAAGGAGATCTTCCGCACGGCGCCCATGTCAAACTATGAGCTGTCAACCACCGGTGGCAACGACCGGACTAAATTCTTTATCTCTGGAAATTATTTTGATCAGGATGGTATCCTCATCGGTACGGCCTTCAAACGGGTCAACGCCCGGATCAATGTCGATCATAAAGTGACCGACCGCCTGAACGTGGGCACGAGCATAGGCCTCACGTATTCCAAATCCAACCGTGTGGAAGGTGACGCCTCGTTGCATGGCCCTCTCCCCAACGGTATCTCTACACCTGCGGTGATTTCGGTCTATAACGCGGACGGCACGTATAACCAAAGCGGCCCCTATTCCAACGCCGTCTCCATCGCGAACGAAGCAACCAACGAGAACTTCACCTATCGCACCCTGGGCAACGTATTTGCCGACTACCGCATCCTTCCCGGGTTGACGGTGTCCTCGAAGTGGGGTGTCGATTTCTATAACCTTCGCGAACACGCGTTCGAGTTCAACACCGTGCAGGGACAGAAATATAACGGTCTTGGTTTCGAGACCTATACCAACGTGCTCAACATCGTCAGCAACAACATGCTGCGGTATGAGACATCGTTCGGCCAGCACAACCTCGATGCGGTGGTGGGTTATAGTTTTGAAAAAAGAGAGACGCGCAACTCCTACATGCGCGGTCAGGACTATGCGGACGAGAACCTGCAATACATCAACTCGGCCGCCACAAAAGTGGATGTTACCGCCAGCGCGCTGGACCACGGGTTGCGTTCGTATTTTAGCCGCATAAACTATAACTACAACGGCCGTTACATGGTGTCGTTGTCGGGAAGAATTGATGGCTCGTCCAACTTTGGCCCAAACCACAAGAATGGTTTCTTCCCCGCAGCTTCTGTAGCGTGGCGCATGGCGGAAGAAGATTTTATAAAAGACAACCTGTCGGTGGTTTCGGAGTTGAAATTGCGCGCGAGTTACGGACTGTTGGGTAATGAAGACCTGACGCCCTTTTCGTACCAGGCCATGTATGGCACCGCGTCGTATCACGGTGCGCCTGCCATATACCCCAACCAAATCCCCAACCCAGACCTGAAATGGGAAAGCACTGCCCAGTTTGATGTGGGCGTAGACGCTGGTTTGTTCGAAGACAGGGTGACGCTGTCCTTCGATTATTATAACAAACAGACCAAAGACCTCTTGCAATCCAGACCCGTGCCACCCACGTCGGGATTTCCCGGCGCGTATCAAAACGTGGGTGCTTTGGAGAACAAGGGAATCGAGATCAGCCTCGGCTACAACAATCGCTTCGGCGATCTGCAATGGACTTCGCGGTTGAATGTCTCTGCAAACCGGAATAAAGTGACCAAGCTTTATGGAGGTCAACCGCTGGATGATGCCGGCCGTGGTGGAAACCGCATTATGGAAGGACAACCCATCGGTGTTTTTTATGATCTCAAATCCCTGGGAGTAGATCCCTCTACCGGCGATATCGTTTTTGCCGACACCAATCACGACGGAGAGATCACAACCGATGACCGTACCGTGGTCGGTAATCCCAATCCGAAATTCATCGGTGGCTTTACCAACACGTTCAACTACAAGAATTTTGACCTCAGCATTTTCCTGCAATGGTCGTATGGCAACGACGTTTTCAATGGTTCACGCCTGTACCTGGAATCGTTACAACGCGGCGATAACCAAACCACCGCCGTCTTGCGCCGGTGGAAAAAACCGGGTGACATCACCGACATTCCCCGCGCCACATCCGATCCGGTTGCGGCCGCAAACAACGTGCGCGTATCGTCGCGCTTTATCGAGGATGGATCGTATTTGCGAGTGAAGAATGTTACGATAGGCTATACGTTGCGGAGCAAATTCTCGGATAAGGTCATGCTCTCCAGTTTGCGCATTTATGCCAGCGCACAGAACCTCTTCACGTTCACCAAATACAACGGACTGGATCCCGAGGTGAACTACAGCGGCAATGACATCACGGTGGTGGGAACAGACTTCTTTACTTTCCCACAAGCCCGTGCCATCACGTTTGGTCTTAATCTTAAATTTTGA
- a CDS encoding ABC-F family ATP-binding cassette domain-containing protein has protein sequence MIAANNVSLQFGKRVLFDEVNIKFTPGNCYGVIGANGAGKSTFLKILAGDVDPTRGNISIEPGKRMAVLRQNHYEFDEVPVLDTVMMGHSKLWSVMKEKDAIYEKPDFSEADGMRASDLEAEFAEMNGWNAQSDAAALLSGLGIGEEDHYKLVKELAGNQKVRVLLAQAIFGNPDILILDEPTNDLDIHTITWLEDFLLEFKNTVIVVSHDRHFLDTVCTHIVDIDFSAIKLYTGNYTFWYQSSQLALSQRSSANKKAEEKKKELQEFIARFSANASKSRQATSRRKLLEKINVDDIQPSTRRYPAIIYQQKRTAGDQILHIENLTYSTADTVLFKNLDLYVNKGDKIAFLSKDSLAITSLFQILNNELKPTTGEFKFGQTITTAYLPGNNEKFFQSDDNLIDWLRQFAEEENKDEVYVRGFLGKMLFSGEEVFKKCNVLSGGEKVRCMISRMMLAGGNLLMLDEPTNHLDLESITAFNNALKDFPGTVLFTSHDHEFTQTVANRIVEITPNGFIDKLMSYDEYITSEKVSEQKELLYA, from the coding sequence ATGATTGCTGCTAATAACGTATCCCTCCAGTTTGGAAAACGGGTTCTCTTCGACGAAGTCAACATCAAATTCACGCCCGGCAACTGCTACGGCGTGATCGGCGCAAACGGTGCCGGCAAATCCACCTTCCTGAAAATCCTCGCCGGCGACGTAGACCCGACGCGCGGAAACATCAGCATCGAGCCCGGCAAACGGATGGCCGTGTTGCGTCAGAACCACTACGAGTTCGACGAAGTGCCCGTGCTCGACACGGTGATGATGGGCCACAGCAAACTGTGGAGCGTCATGAAGGAAAAAGACGCCATCTACGAAAAACCCGATTTCTCGGAAGCCGATGGCATGCGGGCATCGGACCTTGAAGCCGAGTTTGCCGAAATGAACGGATGGAATGCGCAGTCCGACGCTGCCGCGTTGTTGAGCGGCCTGGGCATCGGCGAGGAAGATCATTACAAGCTCGTGAAAGAGCTCGCCGGTAACCAGAAAGTTCGCGTCCTCCTGGCGCAAGCCATCTTTGGCAACCCCGACATCCTCATCCTCGATGAGCCTACCAACGACTTGGATATTCACACCATCACCTGGTTGGAGGATTTCCTGCTTGAATTCAAGAACACCGTGATCGTCGTATCGCACGACCGTCACTTTTTGGATACCGTCTGTACCCACATCGTCGACATCGACTTCAGTGCCATCAAGTTGTACACCGGTAACTATACGTTCTGGTACCAGTCCAGCCAGTTGGCATTGTCGCAGCGTTCGTCGGCCAATAAGAAGGCGGAAGAAAAGAAGAAGGAGTTGCAGGAGTTCATTGCCCGCTTCAGCGCCAATGCCTCCAAATCGCGCCAGGCGACCAGCCGCCGCAAGCTGTTGGAGAAGATCAACGTGGACGACATCCAGCCGTCTACGCGCCGCTACCCGGCCATCATCTACCAGCAAAAACGAACCGCGGGCGACCAGATCCTCCACATCGAAAACCTGACCTACTCCACGGCCGATACCGTGCTGTTCAAGAACCTCGACCTCTACGTCAACAAAGGCGACAAGATCGCGTTCCTCAGCAAAGACAGCCTGGCCATAACCTCGCTATTCCAGATCCTGAACAACGAGCTGAAGCCCACCACCGGCGAGTTCAAGTTCGGACAGACCATCACCACCGCCTACCTGCCCGGCAACAACGAGAAGTTCTTCCAATCGGACGATAACCTGATCGATTGGCTGCGCCAGTTTGCTGAAGAAGAGAATAAGGATGAGGTGTATGTGCGGGGTTTCCTGGGCAAGATGCTTTTCTCGGGAGAAGAGGTTTTCAAAAAATGCAATGTGCTCTCGGGAGGCGAGAAAGTGCGCTGCATGATCTCCCGGATGATGCTCGCCGGCGGCAACCTGTTGATGCTGGACGAGCCCACCAACCACCTCGACCTGGAGTCCATCACCGCGTTCAACAACGCGCTGAAAGATTTCCCCGGCACGGTCCTGTTCACGTCGCATGACCACGAGTTCACACAAACCGTAGCCAACCGCATCGTGGAGATCACCCCGAACGGCTTCATCGACAAGCTGATGTCGTACGACGAGTACATCACCAGCGAAAAAGTATCGGAACAAAAAGAGCTACTGTACGCATAA
- a CDS encoding T9SS type A sorting domain-containing protein translates to MRGFYRITVIVLLCLPISLAAQGKLVLIGGGSESEGGWSDAPYRWVVDHAANKKVAVISYADEDNFIPDYFVSLGAAEATNIKIDSRTVADLQSTYDLLMTYDAFFFKGGDQSIYYTQFKNTKTMQAAIDKFHAGGVMSGTSAGMAILSGVMYTAENGSAYPDETLANLYNKNVTLANDFLAFLPGFLFDSHFTERGRIGRLLPFLAQWYLNKHELITGLGVDDRTALCIDPDRKAEVFGTGTVSIYNGSAYTAFKDEMPVADSIHAIQLLHGHRIDLTTFEILEGPTDVVSPQPSDETGNYAVALSGGGEVSENNDLLNFLVKENGQLHDTVVVVTAPGKGKTFIQKIKDLGGGATLVETAAASNDISQMALRNIIRRSKKILFVENDNGLLFNFLSAGPTGTLLNRHLRRNGMVVAFAGEDSRYAGHSFTTNHRTDGYAAYYGRLSYQKGLRLLPTSVIMANTFDPATTDYYENTTAAVSYAVVADSARYGIYLNKKNYVKFYQQNGRNHFKAMGDRSVLILMNRSTGAALASQPVNAGGPARDYAGFASMQYVLLNGNAVLDAGVPVPSTDAPYAFEYPVVGVDNEFGLSALQVFPNPSSSGIFNLSRDISASRNLELSIVDIVGRTLLEQHGGSLEQAVDLSGFPDGVYLLRIDNGKEISSMKVIKQR, encoded by the coding sequence ATGCGGGGATTTTACCGGATCACTGTCATTGTATTATTATGTCTGCCCATTTCACTCGCCGCGCAAGGCAAGCTGGTCCTCATCGGCGGCGGGTCGGAGAGTGAGGGCGGATGGAGCGACGCGCCCTATCGCTGGGTCGTTGATCATGCCGCCAACAAAAAGGTGGCCGTGATCAGCTATGCTGACGAAGATAATTTCATTCCCGACTATTTTGTATCGCTCGGCGCCGCGGAAGCCACCAATATAAAGATCGATAGCCGTACCGTTGCCGATCTCCAAAGCACCTATGATCTCTTGATGACCTACGACGCCTTCTTTTTCAAAGGCGGAGATCAATCCATCTATTATACCCAGTTCAAAAACACAAAGACCATGCAGGCCGCCATCGACAAGTTCCATGCGGGCGGGGTGATGTCGGGTACATCGGCTGGGATGGCCATTTTATCCGGGGTGATGTATACCGCCGAAAATGGATCCGCCTACCCGGACGAAACGCTGGCCAATCTCTATAATAAGAACGTCACGCTGGCAAACGACTTCCTGGCGTTCCTTCCCGGTTTTCTTTTCGACTCTCATTTTACCGAGCGCGGGCGTATAGGCCGCCTGTTACCCTTCCTGGCACAGTGGTATCTCAACAAACACGAGTTGATCACGGGCCTTGGTGTGGACGACCGCACGGCCCTTTGCATCGACCCGGATAGAAAAGCCGAGGTGTTCGGAACTGGGACGGTATCGATCTACAACGGATCAGCCTACACGGCGTTTAAAGATGAAATGCCCGTGGCCGACTCTATTCACGCCATCCAGCTTCTGCACGGCCACCGGATCGACCTGACCACATTCGAAATTCTGGAGGGCCCGACCGACGTTGTCTCACCCCAGCCTAGCGATGAAACGGGAAATTATGCCGTGGCCCTCAGCGGCGGCGGCGAGGTGAGCGAGAACAACGACCTTTTGAATTTCCTGGTGAAAGAGAACGGACAACTTCACGACACCGTGGTGGTCGTAACCGCCCCGGGAAAAGGCAAAACGTTTATTCAAAAAATAAAGGACTTGGGTGGAGGCGCAACGCTGGTGGAGACCGCGGCGGCGTCCAACGACATCAGCCAGATGGCCTTGCGGAATATCATCCGCCGGTCAAAAAAGATATTGTTCGTAGAGAACGACAACGGCCTGTTGTTCAATTTCCTCTCGGCGGGCCCTACCGGAACACTGCTAAACCGTCACCTGCGCAGGAATGGGATGGTCGTCGCCTTTGCCGGGGAAGACAGCCGGTATGCCGGACACTCGTTCACCACCAATCACCGCACCGATGGATATGCCGCGTATTACGGCAGGCTTTCCTATCAGAAGGGCCTGCGGCTTTTGCCAACGTCGGTCATCATGGCCAATACTTTCGACCCCGCCACGACGGATTACTATGAGAATACGACGGCGGCGGTCTCTTATGCAGTAGTGGCCGATAGTGCACGCTATGGCATTTATCTCAACAAAAAAAATTATGTCAAATTCTATCAACAAAATGGGCGCAACCATTTCAAGGCCATGGGCGATCGATCCGTATTAATACTGATGAATCGCAGTACAGGAGCAGCGTTGGCATCACAACCCGTGAACGCTGGTGGCCCGGCGCGCGACTATGCCGGATTTGCTTCCATGCAATATGTGCTACTGAATGGCAACGCCGTGTTGGATGCCGGTGTTCCCGTTCCGTCGACGGATGCGCCCTACGCATTCGAATATCCTGTGGTTGGGGTGGACAATGAATTCGGGCTTTCCGCGCTTCAGGTGTTTCCTAATCCGTCATCAAGTGGTATATTTAATTTGTCGCGGGACATTTCCGCTTCCCGGAATCTGGAGCTTTCCATTGTGGACATTGTGGGCAGGACATTACTCGAACAGCATGGCGGCAGCCTGGAGCAGGCCGTCGACCTATCCGGTTTTCCGGATGGTGTATATCTGCTCCGGATCGACAACGGGAAAGAAATTTCTTCTATGAAAGTGATCAAGCAACGATAA
- a CDS encoding NADPH-dependent FMN reductase, which produces MKEIKILAIVGSLRATSSNHIVVKHLARLVPSDIDFQVYDGLGKLPLFDDSEITPPAVQDLRDQLKAADGVLICTPEYAFGVPGALKNALDWTVSSAELMNKPVALITASTGGEKAHAALLYTLEALSARVADDARLLISFIRARLKNGEVADADTLRALTSVLTAIIREAKLYKAEALSLHD; this is translated from the coding sequence ATGAAAGAAATAAAGATCCTCGCGATTGTCGGAAGCCTTCGGGCAACTTCTTCCAACCACATCGTCGTGAAGCACCTGGCACGGCTTGTGCCCAGCGACATCGACTTTCAAGTATATGATGGCCTGGGAAAGTTGCCACTCTTCGACGACAGCGAAATAACACCGCCCGCCGTACAAGATCTGCGCGATCAACTCAAAGCTGCGGATGGCGTTCTCATCTGCACGCCGGAGTATGCGTTCGGTGTGCCGGGTGCGTTGAAAAATGCATTGGATTGGACCGTATCGTCCGCCGAACTGATGAACAAGCCCGTGGCGCTGATCACGGCCTCGACAGGCGGCGAGAAAGCACACGCCGCGTTACTCTACACCCTCGAAGCCCTGTCGGCGCGCGTGGCCGACGATGCCCGTTTGCTGATCTCTTTTATTCGCGCAAGGCTGAAGAACGGTGAGGTCGCGGATGCGGATACCTTGCGGGCACTCACTTCGGTATTAACCGCCATCATCCGCGAGGCGAAACTTTACAAAGCCGAAGCGCTCTCGTTACACGACTGA
- a CDS encoding ABC transporter ATP-binding protein, with the protein MSEPKAKSKITIAHVFKTIIWPRKNLLFVGLLLIVISRLSSLVLPYASKSLVDDVITKGDLRMLKLLVVGVVASIAIQAVTSYLLTQLLSVEAQRLISVLRAQVQKQLLRLPIRFFDNNKSGALVSRVMNDVEGVRNLVGTGLVQLVGGLFTAVIALYFLIKISPLMTLYVLVPVIVFGLIALKAFAYIRPIFRERSKLNAEVTGRLTETLSGVRVIKGFNAEAQEIKTFEDGVTRLFQNVRKSLTSTSLVTSSATLLLGLASTGIMGIGGWMIIKGEMTLGDFLSFTLFLGFMIAPIVQMSNIGSQLTEAFAGLDRTEELMNMAPEDDGTVRTIEAKRIDGDIIFNNISFAYEAGKPVLNDISFHAPAGSVTALVGTSGSGKTTIAGLAASFISPDSGTITVDGLDLSRVSLNSYRSQLGVVLQDDFLFEGTIRQNILFPRPQASEEALQSAVRAAYVQEFTDRFEKGLDTVIGERGVKLSGGQRQRIAIARAILADPRVLILDEATSNLDTESETFIQQSLRSLMQGRTTFVIAHRLSTIRQADQILVVEHGAIAERGRHEELIAKKGRYFELYTYQARI; encoded by the coding sequence ATGTCCGAACCTAAAGCAAAATCCAAAATCACCATAGCCCATGTTTTCAAGACGATCATCTGGCCCCGGAAGAACCTGCTCTTCGTCGGCCTGCTCCTGATCGTGATCAGCCGACTGTCCAGCCTGGTCCTGCCCTACGCCAGTAAGTCGCTGGTAGACGATGTGATCACGAAAGGTGATCTTCGAATGCTCAAGCTGCTCGTCGTCGGCGTGGTAGCCTCCATTGCCATACAAGCCGTTACATCCTATCTGCTCACCCAATTGTTGAGCGTCGAAGCCCAGCGTCTCATCTCCGTGCTGCGTGCCCAAGTGCAAAAACAATTGCTCCGGCTGCCCATTCGTTTCTTCGACAACAACAAGTCCGGCGCCCTCGTATCGCGTGTGATGAACGACGTGGAAGGCGTGCGCAACCTGGTGGGCACCGGGTTGGTTCAACTCGTTGGCGGCCTTTTCACGGCCGTGATCGCCCTTTATTTTCTTATCAAGATCAGCCCCCTCATGACGCTCTATGTGCTGGTGCCCGTGATCGTGTTTGGTCTCATTGCCCTGAAAGCCTTTGCCTACATCCGGCCCATCTTCCGGGAGCGCAGCAAGCTGAACGCCGAGGTAACCGGCCGGCTCACGGAGACGCTCAGCGGTGTGCGGGTGATCAAGGGGTTCAATGCGGAGGCACAAGAGATCAAGACCTTTGAAGACGGCGTGACCCGTCTTTTTCAGAACGTACGGAAGAGCCTCACCTCCACCAGCCTGGTCACCAGCTCAGCCACCTTGCTGCTGGGATTGGCCAGCACGGGGATCATGGGGATCGGCGGCTGGATGATCATCAAAGGTGAAATGACCTTGGGTGATTTTCTCTCGTTCACGTTGTTCCTGGGCTTTATGATCGCCCCCATCGTGCAGATGAGCAACATCGGCAGCCAACTCACCGAAGCTTTTGCCGGACTGGACCGCACCGAAGAACTGATGAACATGGCCCCCGAAGATGACGGGACGGTGCGCACGATCGAAGCCAAACGCATCGACGGCGACATCATTTTTAACAACATTTCTTTCGCCTATGAAGCCGGTAAACCCGTGCTGAACGACATCAGCTTTCATGCCCCCGCGGGGAGCGTGACGGCGCTGGTGGGCACCTCCGGCTCGGGGAAGACGACCATTGCCGGGTTGGCCGCCAGCTTCATTTCCCCCGACAGCGGCACCATCACCGTCGACGGCCTGGACCTCTCGCGCGTGTCGCTGAACAGCTACCGCAGTCAGCTTGGGGTGGTCCTTCAGGACGACTTTTTGTTCGAGGGCACCATTCGTCAGAACATTCTTTTCCCCCGGCCACAGGCCTCCGAAGAGGCACTGCAGAGCGCGGTGCGGGCAGCCTATGTACAGGAGTTCACCGATCGATTCGAGAAAGGGCTGGACACGGTGATCGGCGAACGCGGCGTGAAGCTCTCCGGCGGCCAGCGTCAACGCATTGCCATCGCCCGCGCCATCCTGGCCGACCCACGGGTGCTGATCCTGGATGAGGCCACCTCCAACCTCGACACCGAGAGCGAAACGTTCATCCAGCAGAGCCTGCGAAGCCTCATGCAGGGACGCACCACCTTCGTGATCGCCCACCGGCTGAGCACCATCCGGCAGGCCGACCAGATCCTGGTAGTCGAGCACGGTGCCATTGCCGAGCGGGGCCGGCACGAGGAATTGATCGCGAAGAAGGGCCGCTATTTCGAATTGTATACCTACCAGGCACGCATCTGA
- a CDS encoding SAM hydrolase/SAM-dependent halogenase family protein: MRALNFLFLTGFLFAGSLALGQHRPLVFQSDFGLKDGAVGAMKGVAISVSDDLRIFDLTHEIPAYNIWEAAYRLNQAAPYWPKGTVFVSIVDPGVGSDRKSVVLKTKTGHFVVTPDNGTLTLVAESLGIEELREIDEARNRLKNSNQSYTFHGRDVYAYTGARLAAGVITFEEVGPKLNSDVVRMAYQKPVFANGEIRGNIPVLDIQYGNVWTNIDGATFEKLGVKKGGSVGVEIYNDKRLVYEGKVPFVNTFSGVKEGEPLGYLNSLLNFSLGINLGNFSEKYKVFSGPEWSVVLRAAKP; this comes from the coding sequence ATGCGTGCACTGAATTTTCTGTTTCTCACCGGCTTTCTTTTCGCAGGCTCACTCGCGTTAGGGCAGCACCGGCCACTGGTTTTTCAATCCGATTTTGGTCTGAAAGACGGGGCCGTGGGCGCTATGAAAGGCGTGGCCATTTCCGTTTCCGACGACCTGCGGATCTTCGATCTTACCCACGAGATCCCGGCCTATAACATTTGGGAGGCCGCCTACCGGCTCAACCAGGCCGCGCCGTATTGGCCGAAGGGCACCGTGTTTGTTTCCATCGTCGATCCCGGGGTTGGGTCGGACCGTAAGTCGGTGGTGTTAAAAACCAAGACCGGCCACTTCGTGGTCACCCCCGACAACGGCACGCTAACGTTGGTGGCCGAGTCGCTCGGCATCGAAGAACTGCGGGAGATCGACGAGGCCAGGAACCGGCTGAAGAACAGCAACCAATCCTACACCTTCCACGGACGTGACGTATACGCCTACACGGGCGCACGATTAGCGGCCGGGGTGATCACCTTCGAGGAAGTTGGTCCCAAGTTGAACAGCGACGTGGTGCGGATGGCCTATCAGAAACCGGTTTTTGCAAACGGAGAGATCCGCGGCAACATTCCCGTGCTGGACATTCAATACGGCAACGTCTGGACCAACATCGACGGCGCGACGTTTGAAAAGTTGGGTGTAAAAAAAGGGGGATCCGTAGGGGTGGAGATCTATAACGACAAGCGCCTGGTGTACGAAGGTAAAGTGCCCTTTGTAAATACATTTTCCGGTGTCAAAGAAGGGGAGCCCTTGGGGTATCTCAACAGCCTGCTGAACTTCTCGCTGGGCATTAACCTGGGAAATTTTTCAGAGAAGTATAAGGTATTCTCCGGCCCGGAGTGGTCGGTGGTGCTTCGCGCAGCAAAGCCATAA